Proteins co-encoded in one Pelodiscus sinensis isolate JC-2024 chromosome 9, ASM4963464v1, whole genome shotgun sequence genomic window:
- the LOC142830592 gene encoding uncharacterized protein LOC142830592, translating into MSQPSEGSQPSTAPHDQPGGSREPARGRKRRAPAWSSAEIVDLIEVWGEASNVHDLRTSHRNAAVYGRMAASLATRGHQRSREQVRCKIKDLRQSYSRACLPGADPEACPHFHALDRILGPHAVPAPRDVIDPGAEGPLLETEEEEEGSESQEPAASLPRTRDPRGTPQSRSPASSEAGEASTSAAPGPAGRTTPPAAAARARASRTARNQEDYQRRHLRFLDRQLRLQDHWVQEDLRLRQRSLEALEEQGRALRGHLQSLLDRFPFPPPPAPPLSPPLALPLAPPAPPAPPASDPASAPASSTPPVLSAPPSTTIPHRRPRTRSVARRERQPDSHP; encoded by the exons atgagccagccatccgagggctcccagccctccactgctccccacgaccagcctggcggctcccgggagcctgcccgggggcgcaaaaggcgggcgcccgcctggtcaagtgcggagatcgtggacctcatcgaggtttggggggaagcctccaatgtccacgatctccgcactagccaccggaacgcggccgtctacggacgcatggctgccagtctggccaccaggggccaccagcgcagccgggagcaggtgcgctgcaaaattaaggacttgcggcagtcctactcccgggcctgcctgccaggggctgacccggaggcctgcccccacttccatgccctggaccgcatcctggggcctcatgccgtccctgccccccgggacgtgattgaccccggggcagagggaccgctcctggagacggaggaggaggaggagggctctgagagccaggagcctgccgccagccttcccaggacccgggacccccgaggcaccccacagagccgctcgcctgcatcatcagaggccggggaggcgtccacct ctgcagcaccggggcctgcagggcgcaccacaccgcctgcagcagccgcccgcgcccgggcaagcaggacagccaggaaccaggaggactaccagaggcggcatctccggttcctggaccgacagctccgtctccaggaccactgggtccaggaggacctcaggctgcgccagaggagtctggaggccctggaggagcagggccgtgccctgcgaggccacctccagagcctgctggaccgctttccatttcctcctccccctgctccccctctttctccccctcttgctctccctcttgctccccctgctccccctgctcctcctgcttccgatcctgcttccgctcctgcttcctccacaccccctgtcctctctgcccccccctccacaaccattccccaccgacgcccccggacccgcagtgtggcgagacgggagaggcagccggactcccacccctga